A portion of the Celeribacter baekdonensis genome contains these proteins:
- a CDS encoding endonuclease/exonuclease/phosphatase family protein: MISLLDRLPPVTSEQRDALLAAPRTAEAHRALMADVMAMNAVQLGGQTDRTTLPAKITVAAWNVERCLFPADTAAHLGVLAPDVVLLSEVDHGMARTGQRHTTAEMAEALGMAYAFGVEFHELDLGGATERAYCTDDFNALGWHGNAILSSVPFEAVTLIRLDDHGHWFSTDSGADPDQPRLGGRMALAAIVPTERGPICVVSTHLESNAGPAHRHAQFEILLNAVDGFAPNIPVLIGGDLNTGNHMPPEFDWRKETLFALGRDHGYNWDFTAEGMTTRPSLITPHPERVMKLDWLAGRDLMAQDKGILSSLDATGRPLADHDCAWCRIAI; this comes from the coding sequence GTGATCTCTCTTCTGGATCGCCTCCCGCCCGTCACATCTGAGCAACGCGATGCGCTTTTGGCCGCGCCGCGCACGGCCGAGGCGCACCGCGCGCTGATGGCCGATGTCATGGCGATGAACGCGGTGCAATTGGGCGGTCAAACGGACCGTACCACCCTGCCCGCCAAGATCACGGTTGCGGCATGGAATGTCGAACGTTGCCTGTTCCCCGCCGACACTGCCGCGCATCTGGGGGTGCTCGCCCCCGATGTCGTCCTGCTCTCCGAGGTCGATCACGGCATGGCCCGCACCGGGCAGCGCCACACCACGGCGGAAATGGCCGAAGCGCTTGGCATGGCCTACGCTTTTGGTGTCGAGTTTCACGAATTGGATTTGGGCGGCGCGACCGAGCGGGCCTATTGCACCGATGATTTCAACGCACTCGGTTGGCATGGCAATGCGATCCTGTCCTCTGTGCCGTTTGAGGCGGTGACGTTGATCCGGCTCGATGATCACGGCCATTGGTTCAGCACCGACAGTGGGGCCGACCCGGATCAGCCGCGCCTTGGCGGGCGGATGGCACTGGCCGCGATTGTCCCGACCGAGCGGGGGCCGATTTGCGTGGTCTCGACCCATTTGGAAAGCAACGCGGGCCCTGCGCACCGGCACGCACAATTTGAGATTTTGCTCAACGCGGTGGATGGCTTTGCGCCCAATATACCTGTGCTCATCGGCGGCGATCTCAACACCGGCAATCACATGCCGCCTGAGTTTGATTGGCGCAAAGAGACGCTGTTCGCGCTGGGGCGCGATCATGGCTATAACTGGGACTTCACCGCCGAGGGCATGACCACCCGCCCCTCCCTGATCACGCCGCACCCCGAGCGGGTGATGAAGCTCGATTGGTTGGCGGGTCGAGACCTGATGGCGCAGGACAAGGGGATTCTGAGTTCTCTCGACGCCACGGGTCGGCCTCTGGCGGATCATGACTGTGCCTGGTGCCGTATCGCCATTTAG
- a CDS encoding ABC transporter ATP-binding protein: protein MAQVSLDSVRKIYPNGAEAVTPSSFHIEDGEFVVLVGPSGCGKSTLLRMIAGLEDITEGTLSIGERIVNDVDPADRDIAMVFQNYALYPHMSVRKNIAYGLKNRKTPKDVIDAKVAEAAAMLNLNDYLDRKPSQLSGGQRQRVAMGRAIVRDPALFLFDEPLSNLDAKLRNQMRIEIKALQRRLGVTSVYVTHDQVEAMTMADRIIVLNNGMIEQIGTPSEIYHNPASTFVASFMGAPPMNLVAGELSEGILSFAGLDVPMAVDHRGPVTLGLRPEDLFIDAKGPIAMEVDLVEELGAHRLLHGRVDGQQLTVHLAKEIAAKSGPLRLSCDPSHLCLFHPDTGKRMDVPHKGASQARSNKTVESEA from the coding sequence ATGGCTCAGGTTAGCTTGGACTCTGTCCGCAAAATCTACCCAAACGGCGCAGAGGCCGTGACCCCTTCCTCCTTCCATATTGAAGATGGCGAATTCGTTGTCCTCGTTGGCCCGTCGGGCTGTGGCAAATCCACATTGTTGCGGATGATCGCCGGGCTTGAGGACATCACCGAAGGGACGCTTTCTATCGGGGAGCGCATCGTCAACGACGTCGATCCGGCCGACCGCGACATCGCCATGGTGTTTCAAAACTATGCGCTTTACCCGCATATGAGCGTGCGCAAAAACATCGCCTATGGCCTGAAAAACCGCAAAACGCCGAAAGACGTGATTGACGCAAAAGTGGCCGAAGCCGCCGCGATGCTCAACCTCAATGACTACCTTGATCGCAAACCCAGCCAACTGTCGGGGGGGCAACGTCAACGTGTCGCCATGGGCCGCGCCATCGTGCGCGATCCGGCGCTGTTCCTGTTTGACGAACCGCTGTCCAATCTTGACGCGAAGCTGCGCAATCAGATGCGGATCGAAATCAAGGCCCTGCAACGTCGCCTTGGCGTCACCTCCGTCTATGTCACCCATGATCAAGTCGAAGCCATGACCATGGCCGACCGCATCATCGTGTTGAACAACGGCATGATCGAACAGATCGGCACGCCGTCCGAGATTTATCATAACCCGGCCTCGACCTTTGTCGCCTCTTTCATGGGCGCACCGCCGATGAACCTCGTGGCGGGCGAATTGTCAGAGGGCATCCTGTCTTTTGCCGGGCTTGACGTGCCGATGGCGGTGGATCATCGCGGCCCGGTCACGCTTGGCCTGCGGCCTGAGGATTTGTTCATCGACGCCAAAGGTCCGATTGCGATGGAGGTCGATCTGGTCGAAGAATTGGGCGCGCATCGCTTGCTACATGGGCGCGTCGACGGGCAACAGCTGACCGTGCATCTGGCCAAAGAGATCGCCGCCAAATCCGGCCCGCTGCGTCTGTCTTGCGATCCCTCGCATCTGTGCCTGTTTCACCCGGACACAGGCAAGCGGATGGATGTTCCTCACAAAGGGGCATCTCAGGCACGATCCAATAAAACGGTGGAGAGTGAGGCGTGA
- a CDS encoding ABC transporter permease subunit, producing MTDISAPSPHPAHAIAQTRKRTWFKLETVVDHAILIFGSLLMLAPLLIMLQTVTTPDLETMKLGPTFTIGTELDDNFRKAMFEASGFSGQNTGMNMLKNSMILGLGFALGKIVIGMMAAYAIVYFRLRFATLAFWLIFTTLLLPLEVRILPSYEIVQQLGMMNTYQGLIIPLIASATATFFFRQFFRSVPEELIEAARIDGAGPIKFFIDILVPLSQTMIAAMFIIMFVYGWNQYLWPTMITTDENMYTLVRGIKQIVQTLEGNNIPEYGRANMLALIAILPPVLVVIFFQSWFVKGLTESDK from the coding sequence ATGACTGACATTTCCGCCCCTTCCCCTCATCCGGCCCACGCCATTGCGCAGACGCGCAAGCGCACTTGGTTCAAACTTGAGACCGTGGTTGACCACGCGATCTTGATCTTTGGCTCGCTCTTGATGCTCGCACCGCTGTTGATCATGTTGCAAACGGTGACGACGCCGGACCTTGAGACGATGAAACTTGGGCCCACGTTCACCATCGGCACCGAGCTTGATGACAACTTTCGCAAAGCGATGTTCGAGGCCTCTGGCTTTTCCGGTCAAAACACCGGGATGAACATGCTGAAAAACTCGATGATCCTCGGTCTTGGCTTTGCCTTGGGCAAGATCGTGATCGGCATGATGGCCGCCTATGCGATCGTCTATTTCCGCCTGCGCTTTGCCACGCTGGCGTTTTGGTTGATCTTCACCACGCTTTTGTTGCCCTTGGAGGTCCGCATCCTGCCGTCCTACGAGATCGTGCAACAGCTCGGCATGATGAACACCTACCAAGGCCTGATCATCCCGCTGATTGCCTCCGCCACGGCCACGTTTTTCTTTCGCCAGTTCTTTCGCTCCGTGCCCGAAGAGTTGATCGAAGCGGCGCGAATTGATGGCGCGGGACCGATCAAATTCTTCATCGACATCCTTGTGCCGCTGTCGCAAACCATGATCGCGGCGATGTTCATCATCATGTTTGTCTACGGCTGGAACCAATATCTGTGGCCCACCATGATCACCACGGATGAGAACATGTACACCCTCGTGCGCGGCATCAAACAGATCGTGCAGACGCTCGAAGGCAATAACATCCCCGAATATGGCCGGGCCAATATGTTGGCACTGATCGCCATTTTACCGCCCGTGCTCGTCGTCATTTTCTTCCAGAGCTGGTTCGTCAAGGGCCTCACGGAATCCGATAAATAA
- a CDS encoding ABC transporter permease subunit, giving the protein MKRAGFSTKWLPILLLLPQLLIIAIFFYWPALHAVTSSFYLQDPFGFGQTFVGLENYTHLASSVEYLKVAKFTVLFTVLVTFFSLALALLFAVKADKVLRGAKTYRTLLMWVYAVAPPVAGFIGLLMFNQTWGPLSDLFKFFGWDFTLGVTYFDTAFAMVVVSVWKQVPVNFIFFLSGLQSIPRSVREAALLDNRSGTRRFWDITFPLLAPTGFFLLITNITYSLFDTFGVIDTLNKGEPGNNPMTLVYKVFVDGFRGNDLGGSSAQSVILMILVLALTVFQFRLIERRIHYT; this is encoded by the coding sequence ATGAAACGCGCTGGTTTCTCCACCAAATGGTTGCCGATCCTGTTGCTTTTGCCGCAATTGTTGATCATCGCGATCTTTTTCTATTGGCCGGCGTTGCACGCCGTGACCTCTTCGTTCTACCTGCAAGACCCGTTTGGCTTTGGTCAGACCTTTGTGGGGCTTGAGAATTACACCCACCTCGCCAGTTCCGTCGAATACCTCAAAGTGGCAAAATTCACTGTCCTCTTCACGGTGTTGGTGACGTTTTTCTCGCTCGCTTTGGCGCTGTTGTTTGCGGTCAAGGCCGACAAGGTTCTGCGCGGCGCCAAGACCTATCGCACGTTGTTGATGTGGGTCTATGCGGTCGCCCCGCCTGTGGCCGGGTTCATCGGACTTTTGATGTTCAACCAAACCTGGGGGCCGCTCTCAGATTTGTTCAAATTCTTTGGCTGGGACTTCACACTTGGCGTCACCTATTTCGACACCGCCTTTGCCATGGTCGTGGTCTCTGTGTGGAAACAAGTCCCGGTCAATTTCATCTTTTTCCTCTCCGGCCTGCAATCCATCCCACGCTCCGTGCGCGAGGCCGCGCTTTTGGACAACCGCTCTGGCACGCGTCGATTTTGGGACATCACCTTTCCTCTGCTCGCGCCCACCGGATTTTTCCTACTGATCACCAACATCACCTATTCGCTGTTCGACACGTTCGGCGTGATCGACACGCTCAACAAAGGGGAGCCGGGCAACAACCCGATGACGCTGGTGTACAAAGTTTTTGTCGATGGTTTCCGTGGCAATGATCTTGGCGGCTCCTCGGCGCAATCCGTGATCCTGATGATCCTCGTCCTTGCCCTCACCGTCTTTCAGTTCCGTCTGATTGAGCGGCGCATTCATTACACTTGA
- a CDS encoding extracellular solute-binding protein has protein sequence MNIKTTSKFLGAATAFTLLGSAAFAETDITWWHAMGGDLGETVNEIAAGFNASQDEYKITPVFKGSYEETLTSGIAAFRAGEQPNILQVFDAGSATVIGAKGATVPVQDLLSDNGVDFNIEDYISGVRYFYADNAGKMIGMPFNSSSPIMYFNEQALEAAGVDAPVTYEEFETVTAPALKAAGYVPLVQSHLPWEFAENFFSRHNLPFATNDNGYDGAEGTKILVNTDEFKMHWTHVKQWLDDGYFGFYGTGWNDNQAQFEQGKVGLWIGSSGSFGGLMKKDLPFDFSATNLPFWSSITEEGYQTFIGGASLFAMSGKSAEENKATAEFFRYLTSPEVQYMWHRETGYVPITNAAYEMAKEDGHYDRFPAAETGIKQLMLTSGENTKGYRMGFYVQIRDVENREFSRILSGETTVDDALATIEKEGNELLARFAKTQG, from the coding sequence ATGAACATCAAGACAACGTCGAAATTCCTGGGGGCCGCAACCGCGTTCACCCTTTTGGGCTCTGCCGCTTTTGCCGAAACCGACATCACGTGGTGGCACGCGATGGGTGGCGATCTTGGCGAAACCGTCAATGAAATTGCGGCTGGCTTTAACGCCTCGCAAGATGAGTACAAAATCACCCCCGTGTTCAAAGGCTCTTACGAAGAGACCCTGACCTCGGGCATCGCCGCGTTCCGCGCAGGCGAACAGCCGAACATCCTTCAGGTGTTTGATGCCGGGTCCGCCACCGTGATCGGAGCCAAAGGCGCGACTGTTCCGGTTCAAGACCTGTTGTCTGACAATGGTGTGGACTTCAACATCGAAGACTACATCTCTGGTGTGCGTTACTTCTACGCTGATAATGCCGGCAAAATGATCGGCATGCCGTTCAACTCCTCCTCGCCGATCATGTATTTCAACGAACAAGCGCTCGAAGCGGCTGGCGTTGACGCCCCCGTAACCTATGAAGAGTTCGAAACTGTCACCGCCCCCGCGCTGAAAGCCGCGGGTTATGTGCCGCTCGTGCAATCGCACCTGCCTTGGGAATTTGCCGAGAACTTCTTTAGCCGTCACAACCTGCCGTTTGCCACGAATGACAACGGTTACGATGGCGCCGAAGGCACGAAAATCCTCGTCAACACCGACGAATTCAAAATGCATTGGACTCATGTCAAGCAGTGGCTCGACGATGGCTATTTTGGCTTTTACGGCACCGGCTGGAACGACAACCAAGCGCAGTTCGAACAGGGCAAAGTTGGCCTTTGGATCGGCTCTTCTGGCTCCTTCGGTGGTCTGATGAAAAAAGACCTGCCGTTTGACTTCTCCGCCACCAACCTGCCGTTCTGGTCCTCCATCACCGAAGAGGGTTACCAGACCTTCATCGGCGGCGCATCGCTTTTTGCCATGTCCGGCAAATCGGCAGAGGAAAACAAAGCCACGGCTGAGTTCTTCCGGTATCTGACCTCGCCTGAAGTTCAATACATGTGGCACCGTGAAACCGGCTATGTGCCGATCACCAACGCCGCGTATGAAATGGCGAAAGAAGACGGCCATTATGACCGTTTCCCGGCTGCTGAAACTGGCATCAAACAATTGATGCTGACCTCCGGTGAAAACACCAAAGGCTACCGCATGGGCTTCTACGTTCAGATCCGTGACGTTGAGAACCGCGAATTCAGCCGCATCTTGTCGGGTGAGACCACGGTCGATGACGCTCTGGCGACGATCGAAAAAGAAGGCAACGAACTTCTGGCCCGTTTCGCAAAAACCCAAGGCTAA
- a CDS encoding LacI family DNA-binding transcriptional regulator, with amino-acid sequence MTKYDPKPETKRVEQDKRISPKRHRRVTAQDVAEAAGVSRSAVSRAFTEGAYLDEAKRERVRDAALKLGYRPNALAAGLQGGRSHLVAIFVGDMRNAYDTEVVTRLVGALNAIQKWPILIDGGGLLSVKEAMGEVLRYPLDALILRSGSMDPAIARECAKLHIPVISSGRILTHPQIDNVCCRNADGSHAAAQLLLDRGRARFGYIAGPAGYSSSSARQDGMMRALATVGLAPVAIEVGDFTVESGFAAAEHLFAHARLDALLCANDAIAIGALGAARARGIDVPNDLSIVGFDDISMARWPGINLTTVCNPIDIYADKVVDLLTARLADPEKPSDVAYIDTHLVLRGTH; translated from the coding sequence TTGACAAAATATGACCCAAAGCCCGAGACAAAGCGCGTGGAACAGGACAAGCGCATATCACCCAAGCGTCACCGCCGTGTGACAGCCCAAGACGTGGCCGAGGCGGCGGGCGTGTCGCGTTCTGCGGTCTCGCGTGCTTTTACCGAAGGCGCGTATCTGGACGAGGCAAAACGTGAGCGCGTGCGCGACGCCGCTCTCAAACTGGGCTACCGGCCAAATGCCTTGGCGGCGGGGCTTCAGGGCGGGCGCTCGCATCTGGTTGCGATTTTCGTTGGCGACATGCGCAACGCCTATGACACCGAAGTGGTCACCCGCCTTGTCGGCGCGCTGAACGCGATTCAAAAATGGCCGATCCTGATTGATGGCGGTGGGCTTTTGTCGGTCAAAGAGGCGATGGGCGAGGTGCTGCGCTATCCGTTGGATGCGCTGATCCTGCGCTCCGGCTCAATGGACCCCGCCATCGCCAGAGAATGCGCCAAGCTGCACATTCCGGTGATCTCGTCGGGGCGCATTCTCACTCATCCGCAAATCGACAATGTGTGCTGTCGCAATGCCGACGGCAGCCATGCCGCCGCCCAGCTTTTGTTGGACCGTGGTCGTGCGCGGTTTGGCTATATCGCCGGGCCTGCGGGCTATAGCTCTTCAAGCGCGCGCCAAGATGGCATGATGCGCGCTTTGGCCACCGTCGGGTTGGCACCTGTCGCCATTGAGGTCGGGGATTTCACTGTCGAGAGCGGGTTTGCCGCGGCTGAGCACCTGTTTGCGCATGCCCGCCTCGATGCGTTGCTCTGTGCCAATGATGCCATTGCCATCGGTGCGCTGGGCGCGGCACGGGCGCGTGGGATCGACGTTCCGAATGATCTGTCCATCGTCGGATTTGATGATATTTCCATGGCGCGCTGGCCGGGGATCAATCTGACAACGGTGTGCAATCCGATCGACATTTACGCCGATAAAGTGGTCGACTTGCTCACCGCACGTCTGGCCGACCCCGAAAAGCCAAGCGACGTGGCCTATATCGACACGCATCTGGTCTTGCGCGGGACTCATTAG